One region of Tamandua tetradactyla isolate mTamTet1 chromosome 6, mTamTet1.pri, whole genome shotgun sequence genomic DNA includes:
- the TONSL gene encoding tonsoku-like protein isoform X1 translates to MNFERELRHLSKAKVKAQRSRQLREEADLCHQLGELLASHGRYAEALEEHQQELQLLESADDPLGCAVAHRKIGERLAEMEDYSAALKHQHRYLELARSLSNYIELQRAWATIGRTHLDIYDHGQSRDALLQAQAAFEKSLAIVDEKLEGTMAQRELSEMRTRLYLNLGLTFESLQQSALCSDFFKKSIFLSEQNHLYEDLFRARYNLGTIHWRGGQPSKALRCLEGARECARTMRRRFLESECCVAIAQVLQDLGDFLAAKRALKKAYRLGSQKPSQREVVCRSLKHVLKVVQLQQQLEEAEGGDPHDAMGICEELGDLFSKAGDFPKAVKAYRKQLHFAELLDRPGPELAVIHVSLATTLGDMKDHRQAVCHYEQELRLRNGNPLEVSEEAKTWLNIALSREEAGDAYQILLPCFQQALSCAQQAQRPQLQKRVLQHLHAVQLRLQPLEAPSTEANLKGLSVEEDGENSEGLEDSEGLEGSEGLEDSEVELSESEDEAEDPARLLEEENQGLRSHLGRRRVDKWNRRNDMGETLLHRACIEGQLRRVQDLVRQGHPLNPRDYCGWTPLHEACNHGHLEIVRCLLDHGATVDDAGGPGCEGLTPLHDALTCGHFEVAELLITRGASVTLQTSKGYSPLETLQQWVRLYDEDLDEETREKARAMEELLRTASASQGSRALPCPQAPGTLPSNHLFDPETSPPSSPGPEPYSRTPRPLEASHVWARASPEQAVARLPRGRHISTSSSSSDEDSTSPQAPVQKRPRLSVPAQQAEAPTPGPAGDREAAIRGSAQGQCLGSSQPRDRGTAPTSRAALIPEDEYLAEDWLEDDMPPTRGRHKGSRPDRPQSSGDSIRHRALGSSGRENPVGPQARTRQSRLTRLQGWSKQVRADGSTAAEPPENPNAPKASGAGGENPATSQPAGPAPAPPLRVRVRVQDSLFLIPVPHSGEAHSVAWLAQQAAQRFCQTCGLLPRLTLRKEGALLAPQDPVSDVLQSNEEVLAEVASWDLPPLTDRYRRACQSLGQGEHPQVLQAMGRQASGPSFSACRLALRPAQLAPLLRALKLHTELRELRLAGNRLGDVCAAELLATLATMPGLTLLDLSSNHLGPEGLHQLASGLPGQAALKNLEELDLSMNPLGDSCGQALACVLRACPSLSTLRLQACGFSPSFFLSHQEALGSALQDAEHLQMLSLSYNALGALALAQALKSLPAHTLLHLELGSVAASKNDLRLMEPLVRYLTKEGCALSHLTLSGNHLGDAAVRALSSCLPLCPSLISLDLSANPEISSASLKELLSVLQERSQGLHFLGLSGCAVQGPLGLGLWEQMAAQLRELQLCSRRLSAEDSGALRQALPGQPGPRMCTLGRGPRLFFRRL, encoded by the exons ATGAACTTCGAGCGCGAGCTACGCC ATCTGAGCAAGGCCAAGGTCAAGGCCCAGAGGAGCAGGCAGCTGCGGGAGGAGGCTGATCTGTGCCACCAGCTGGGCGAGCTCCTTGCCAGCCACG GCCGCTATGCAGAGGCCCTGGAGGAGCACCAGCAGGAGCTGCAGCTCCTGGAGAGCGCCGACGACCCCCTGGGCTGCGCTGTGGCCCACCGCAAGATCGGGGAGCGACTGGCGGAGATGGAGGACTACTCCGCCGCTCTGAAG CACCAGCACCGCTATCTGGAGCTGGCCCGTTCCCTCTCCAACTACATTGAGCTGCAGAGGGCTTGGGCCACCATCGGCCGCACCCATCTGGACATCTACGACCATGGCCAGTCACGGGATGCCTTGCTGCAGGCACAAGCTGCCTTCGAGAAGAGCTTGGCTATCGTGGATGAGAAGCTGGAGG GCACCATGGCCCAGCGGGAGCTGAGTGAAATGCGGACTCGCCTCTACCTCAACCTGGGCCTCACCTTTGAGAGCCTACAGCAGTCAGCCCTGTGCAGCGACTTCTTTAAGAAGAGCATTTTTCTCTCTGA GCAGAACCACCTCTATGAGGACCTGTTCCGAGCCCGCTACAACCTGGGCACCATCCACTGGCGCGGGGGCCAGCCCTCCAAGGCCCTGCGCTGCCTGGAGGGGGCCCGGGAGTGCGCCCGTACCATGAGGAGGAGATTCCTGGAGAGTGAGTGCTGTGTGGCCATTGCACAG GTCCTCCAAGACTTAGGGGATTTTCTGGCTGCCAAACGAGCCCTGAAGAAGGCCTATAGGCTGGGCTCCCAGAAGCCTTCACAGCGAGAAGTGGTTTGCAGGAGCCTCAAGCATG TGCTGAAGGTAGTGCAACTGCAGCAGCAGCTGGAGGAGGCTGAGGGTGGGGACCCTCATGACGCCATGGGCATCTGTGAAGAGCTGGGGGACCTGTTCTCCAAGGCAGGCGACTTCCCCAAGGCTGTCAAGGCCTACCGGAAGCAG CTGCATTTTGCGGAGCTGCTGGACAGGCCAGGGCCCGAGCTGGCTGTCATCCATGTGTCCCTGGCCACCACCTTGGGGGACATGAAGGACCACCGCCAGGCTGTGTGTCACTATGAGCAGGAGCTGCGGCTGCGTAACGGCAACCCCCTGGAGGTGAGCGAG gAGGCGAAGACCTGGCTCAACATAGCGCTGTCCCGGGAGGAGGCTGGGGATGCCTACCAGATCCTGCTGCCCTGCTTCCAGCAGGCACTCAGTTGCGCCCAGCAGGCCCAGCGGCCCCAGCTACAG AAGCGCGTCTTGCAGCATCTCCACGCTGTGCAGCTGAGGCTGCAGCCGCTGGAGGCCCCTAGTACTGAGGCCAACTTGAAGGGGCTGAGTGTGGAGGAGGACGGGGAGAACAGCGAGGGCCTGGAAGACAGCGAGGGCCTGGAGGGCAGCGAGGGCCTGGAGGACAGCGAGGTGGAGCTCTCAGAGAGCG AGGACGAGGCTGAAGACCCGGCCCGACTGCTGGAGGAGGAGAACCAAGGGCTGCGGAGCCATCTGGGCCGGCGAAGGGTGGACAAG TGGAACCGGCGTAATGACATGGGGGAGACGCTACTGCATCGTGCCTGCATCGAGGGCCAGTTGCGCCGCGTCCAGGACCTCGTGAGGCAG GGCCACCCTCTGAACCCTCGGGACTACTGCGGCTGGACACCCCTGCACGAGGCCTGCAACCACGGGCATCTGG AGATCGTCCGCTGCCTACTGGACCATGGGGCCACGGTGGATGATGCGGGTGGCCCGGGCTGTGAGGGGCTCACCCCCCTGCATGATGCCCTCACCTGTGGCCACTTTGAAGTGGCTGAGCTGCTCATCACACGGGGGGCATCAGTCACACTCCAGACCAGCAAG GGCTACAGCCCCCTGGAGACGCTGCAGCAGTGGGTGAGGCTTTACGATGAGGATCTGGATGAGGAAACACGTGAGAAGGCTAGAGCCATGGAGGAGCTGCTGCGGACAGCCTCTGCCAGCCAGGGCAGCAGGG CTCTCCCTTGTCCCCAGGCTCCTGGCACCCTCCCAAGTAACCACCTGTTTGACCCTGAGACCTCTCCTCCCTCGAGCCCTGGCCCAGAACCTTACTCTCGCACCCCCAGGCCCCTGGAGGCCTCTCACGTCTGGGCCAGGGCCTCCCCGGAGCAGGCGGTGGCCAGGCTTCCAAGGGGCAGgcacatttccaccagcagtagCAGCTCAGATGAGGACAGCACGAGCCCTCAGGCGCCTGTCCAGAAGAGGCCACGGCTCTCTGTACCAGCACAGCAGGCTGAGGCCCCGACACCTGGCCCAGCTGGGGACAGAGAAGCAGCCATCCGAGGCAGTGCCCAGGGCCAGTGCCTAGGGTCCAGCCAGCCTCGGGACCGAGGCACGGCTCCCACCAGTCGGGCAGCCCTCATCCCTGAAGACGAGTACCTGGCCGAGGACTGGCTGGAGGATGATATGCCCCCAACCCGCGGCCGCCACAAGGGCAGCCGCCCGGACCGCCCCCAGAGCAGTGGGGACAGCATAAGGCACAGAGCCTTGGGGTCCAGTGGTCGTGAGAACCCTGTGGGGCCCCAGGCCCGTACCCGGCAGAGCCGACTGACCCGCCTCCAGGGTTGGAGCAAGCAGGTCAGAGCGGATGGGAGCACAGCTGCTGAGCCCCCAGAAAACCCCAATGCCCCCAAGGCCTCAGGGGCCGGTGGGGAGAACCCCGCGACCAGCCAGCCTGCA ggcccagccccagcccctccgCTCCGGGTCCGAGTCCGTGTGCAAGACAGCCTCTTCCTCATCCCTGTCCCACACAG CGGTGAGGCCCACTCTGTGGCCTGGCTGGCCCAGCAGGCCGCCCAGCGCTTCTGCCAGACCTGCGGGCTGCTGCCACGGCTCACGCTGCGCAAGGAGGGCGCCCTGCTGGCCCCACAGGACCCCGTCTCTGACGTGCTACAGAGCAACGAGGAGGTGTTGGCCGAAGTGGCTTCTTGGGACCTCCCCCCACTGACTGACCGCTACCGGAGGGCCTGCCAGAGCCTTGGGCAAG GAGAGCACCCACAGGTGCTGCAGGCCATGGGGCGCCAGGCCTCGGGCCCTTCGTTCAGTGCCTGCCGCCTGGCGCTGCGCCCAGCCCAGCTGGCACCCCTGTTGCGGGCCCTGAAGCTGCATACTGAGCTCCGGGAGCTGCGCCTGGCTGGGAACCGGCTGGGGGACGTGTGTGCTGCTGAGCTGCTGGCCACCCTGGCCACTATGCCTGGCCTGACCCTCCTGGACCTCTCCTCCAATCATCTGGGTCCTGAGGGCCTACACCAGTTGGCTTCAGGCCTCCCAGGCCAGGCTGCCTTGAAG AACCTAGAGGAGCTGGACTTAAGCATGAACCCGCTAGGGGACAGCTGTGGTCAGGCTCTGGCCTGTGTCCTGCGGGCCTGCCCCTCACTCAGCACCCTGCGCCTCCAGGCCTGTGGCTTCAGCCCAAGCTTCTTCCTGAGCCACCAGGAGGCCCTGGGCAGTGCCCTCCAAG ATGCTGAGCATTTGCAGATGCTGTCCCTGTCCTATAATGCCCTGggggccctggccctggcccaaGCCCTGAAGAGCCTGCCTGCCCACACCCTCCTCCATCTGGAGCTTGGCTCTGTGGCAGCCAGTAAGAATGACTTGAGGCTCATGGAGCCACTGGTTAGGTACCTGACTAAG GAAGGCTGTGCCTTGTCACACCTAACTCTGTCTGGAAACCACCTGGGCGATGCGGCTGTCAGAGCTCTGAGCAG
- the TONSL gene encoding tonsoku-like protein isoform X2, with product MNFERELRHLSKAKVKAQRSRQLREEADLCHQLGELLASHGRYAEALEEHQQELQLLESADDPLGCAVAHRKIGERLAEMEDYSAALKHQHRYLELARSLSNYIELQRAWATIGRTHLDIYDHGQSRDALLQAQAAFEKSLAIVDEKLEGTMAQRELSEMRTRLYLNLGLTFESLQQSALCSDFFKKSIFLSEQNHLYEDLFRARYNLGTIHWRGGQPSKALRCLEGARECARTMRRRFLESECCVAIAQVLQDLGDFLAAKRALKKAYRLGSQKPSQREVVCRSLKHVLKVVQLQQQLEEAEGGDPHDAMGICEELGDLFSKAGDFPKAVKAYRKQLHFAELLDRPGPELAVIHVSLATTLGDMKDHRQAVCHYEQELRLRNGNPLEEAKTWLNIALSREEAGDAYQILLPCFQQALSCAQQAQRPQLQKRVLQHLHAVQLRLQPLEAPSTEANLKGLSVEEDGENSEGLEDSEGLEGSEGLEDSEVELSESEDEAEDPARLLEEENQGLRSHLGRRRVDKWNRRNDMGETLLHRACIEGQLRRVQDLVRQGHPLNPRDYCGWTPLHEACNHGHLEIVRCLLDHGATVDDAGGPGCEGLTPLHDALTCGHFEVAELLITRGASVTLQTSKGYSPLETLQQWVRLYDEDLDEETREKARAMEELLRTASASQGSRALPCPQAPGTLPSNHLFDPETSPPSSPGPEPYSRTPRPLEASHVWARASPEQAVARLPRGRHISTSSSSSDEDSTSPQAPVQKRPRLSVPAQQAEAPTPGPAGDREAAIRGSAQGQCLGSSQPRDRGTAPTSRAALIPEDEYLAEDWLEDDMPPTRGRHKGSRPDRPQSSGDSIRHRALGSSGRENPVGPQARTRQSRLTRLQGWSKQVRADGSTAAEPPENPNAPKASGAGGENPATSQPAGPAPAPPLRVRVRVQDSLFLIPVPHSGEAHSVAWLAQQAAQRFCQTCGLLPRLTLRKEGALLAPQDPVSDVLQSNEEVLAEVASWDLPPLTDRYRRACQSLGQGEHPQVLQAMGRQASGPSFSACRLALRPAQLAPLLRALKLHTELRELRLAGNRLGDVCAAELLATLATMPGLTLLDLSSNHLGPEGLHQLASGLPGQAALKNLEELDLSMNPLGDSCGQALACVLRACPSLSTLRLQACGFSPSFFLSHQEALGSALQDAEHLQMLSLSYNALGALALAQALKSLPAHTLLHLELGSVAASKNDLRLMEPLVRYLTKEGCALSHLTLSGNHLGDAAVRALSSCLPLCPSLISLDLSANPEISSASLKELLSVLQERSQGLHFLGLSGCAVQGPLGLGLWEQMAAQLRELQLCSRRLSAEDSGALRQALPGQPGPRMCTLGRGPRLFFRRL from the exons ATGAACTTCGAGCGCGAGCTACGCC ATCTGAGCAAGGCCAAGGTCAAGGCCCAGAGGAGCAGGCAGCTGCGGGAGGAGGCTGATCTGTGCCACCAGCTGGGCGAGCTCCTTGCCAGCCACG GCCGCTATGCAGAGGCCCTGGAGGAGCACCAGCAGGAGCTGCAGCTCCTGGAGAGCGCCGACGACCCCCTGGGCTGCGCTGTGGCCCACCGCAAGATCGGGGAGCGACTGGCGGAGATGGAGGACTACTCCGCCGCTCTGAAG CACCAGCACCGCTATCTGGAGCTGGCCCGTTCCCTCTCCAACTACATTGAGCTGCAGAGGGCTTGGGCCACCATCGGCCGCACCCATCTGGACATCTACGACCATGGCCAGTCACGGGATGCCTTGCTGCAGGCACAAGCTGCCTTCGAGAAGAGCTTGGCTATCGTGGATGAGAAGCTGGAGG GCACCATGGCCCAGCGGGAGCTGAGTGAAATGCGGACTCGCCTCTACCTCAACCTGGGCCTCACCTTTGAGAGCCTACAGCAGTCAGCCCTGTGCAGCGACTTCTTTAAGAAGAGCATTTTTCTCTCTGA GCAGAACCACCTCTATGAGGACCTGTTCCGAGCCCGCTACAACCTGGGCACCATCCACTGGCGCGGGGGCCAGCCCTCCAAGGCCCTGCGCTGCCTGGAGGGGGCCCGGGAGTGCGCCCGTACCATGAGGAGGAGATTCCTGGAGAGTGAGTGCTGTGTGGCCATTGCACAG GTCCTCCAAGACTTAGGGGATTTTCTGGCTGCCAAACGAGCCCTGAAGAAGGCCTATAGGCTGGGCTCCCAGAAGCCTTCACAGCGAGAAGTGGTTTGCAGGAGCCTCAAGCATG TGCTGAAGGTAGTGCAACTGCAGCAGCAGCTGGAGGAGGCTGAGGGTGGGGACCCTCATGACGCCATGGGCATCTGTGAAGAGCTGGGGGACCTGTTCTCCAAGGCAGGCGACTTCCCCAAGGCTGTCAAGGCCTACCGGAAGCAG CTGCATTTTGCGGAGCTGCTGGACAGGCCAGGGCCCGAGCTGGCTGTCATCCATGTGTCCCTGGCCACCACCTTGGGGGACATGAAGGACCACCGCCAGGCTGTGTGTCACTATGAGCAGGAGCTGCGGCTGCGTAACGGCAACCCCCTGGAG gAGGCGAAGACCTGGCTCAACATAGCGCTGTCCCGGGAGGAGGCTGGGGATGCCTACCAGATCCTGCTGCCCTGCTTCCAGCAGGCACTCAGTTGCGCCCAGCAGGCCCAGCGGCCCCAGCTACAG AAGCGCGTCTTGCAGCATCTCCACGCTGTGCAGCTGAGGCTGCAGCCGCTGGAGGCCCCTAGTACTGAGGCCAACTTGAAGGGGCTGAGTGTGGAGGAGGACGGGGAGAACAGCGAGGGCCTGGAAGACAGCGAGGGCCTGGAGGGCAGCGAGGGCCTGGAGGACAGCGAGGTGGAGCTCTCAGAGAGCG AGGACGAGGCTGAAGACCCGGCCCGACTGCTGGAGGAGGAGAACCAAGGGCTGCGGAGCCATCTGGGCCGGCGAAGGGTGGACAAG TGGAACCGGCGTAATGACATGGGGGAGACGCTACTGCATCGTGCCTGCATCGAGGGCCAGTTGCGCCGCGTCCAGGACCTCGTGAGGCAG GGCCACCCTCTGAACCCTCGGGACTACTGCGGCTGGACACCCCTGCACGAGGCCTGCAACCACGGGCATCTGG AGATCGTCCGCTGCCTACTGGACCATGGGGCCACGGTGGATGATGCGGGTGGCCCGGGCTGTGAGGGGCTCACCCCCCTGCATGATGCCCTCACCTGTGGCCACTTTGAAGTGGCTGAGCTGCTCATCACACGGGGGGCATCAGTCACACTCCAGACCAGCAAG GGCTACAGCCCCCTGGAGACGCTGCAGCAGTGGGTGAGGCTTTACGATGAGGATCTGGATGAGGAAACACGTGAGAAGGCTAGAGCCATGGAGGAGCTGCTGCGGACAGCCTCTGCCAGCCAGGGCAGCAGGG CTCTCCCTTGTCCCCAGGCTCCTGGCACCCTCCCAAGTAACCACCTGTTTGACCCTGAGACCTCTCCTCCCTCGAGCCCTGGCCCAGAACCTTACTCTCGCACCCCCAGGCCCCTGGAGGCCTCTCACGTCTGGGCCAGGGCCTCCCCGGAGCAGGCGGTGGCCAGGCTTCCAAGGGGCAGgcacatttccaccagcagtagCAGCTCAGATGAGGACAGCACGAGCCCTCAGGCGCCTGTCCAGAAGAGGCCACGGCTCTCTGTACCAGCACAGCAGGCTGAGGCCCCGACACCTGGCCCAGCTGGGGACAGAGAAGCAGCCATCCGAGGCAGTGCCCAGGGCCAGTGCCTAGGGTCCAGCCAGCCTCGGGACCGAGGCACGGCTCCCACCAGTCGGGCAGCCCTCATCCCTGAAGACGAGTACCTGGCCGAGGACTGGCTGGAGGATGATATGCCCCCAACCCGCGGCCGCCACAAGGGCAGCCGCCCGGACCGCCCCCAGAGCAGTGGGGACAGCATAAGGCACAGAGCCTTGGGGTCCAGTGGTCGTGAGAACCCTGTGGGGCCCCAGGCCCGTACCCGGCAGAGCCGACTGACCCGCCTCCAGGGTTGGAGCAAGCAGGTCAGAGCGGATGGGAGCACAGCTGCTGAGCCCCCAGAAAACCCCAATGCCCCCAAGGCCTCAGGGGCCGGTGGGGAGAACCCCGCGACCAGCCAGCCTGCA ggcccagccccagcccctccgCTCCGGGTCCGAGTCCGTGTGCAAGACAGCCTCTTCCTCATCCCTGTCCCACACAG CGGTGAGGCCCACTCTGTGGCCTGGCTGGCCCAGCAGGCCGCCCAGCGCTTCTGCCAGACCTGCGGGCTGCTGCCACGGCTCACGCTGCGCAAGGAGGGCGCCCTGCTGGCCCCACAGGACCCCGTCTCTGACGTGCTACAGAGCAACGAGGAGGTGTTGGCCGAAGTGGCTTCTTGGGACCTCCCCCCACTGACTGACCGCTACCGGAGGGCCTGCCAGAGCCTTGGGCAAG GAGAGCACCCACAGGTGCTGCAGGCCATGGGGCGCCAGGCCTCGGGCCCTTCGTTCAGTGCCTGCCGCCTGGCGCTGCGCCCAGCCCAGCTGGCACCCCTGTTGCGGGCCCTGAAGCTGCATACTGAGCTCCGGGAGCTGCGCCTGGCTGGGAACCGGCTGGGGGACGTGTGTGCTGCTGAGCTGCTGGCCACCCTGGCCACTATGCCTGGCCTGACCCTCCTGGACCTCTCCTCCAATCATCTGGGTCCTGAGGGCCTACACCAGTTGGCTTCAGGCCTCCCAGGCCAGGCTGCCTTGAAG AACCTAGAGGAGCTGGACTTAAGCATGAACCCGCTAGGGGACAGCTGTGGTCAGGCTCTGGCCTGTGTCCTGCGGGCCTGCCCCTCACTCAGCACCCTGCGCCTCCAGGCCTGTGGCTTCAGCCCAAGCTTCTTCCTGAGCCACCAGGAGGCCCTGGGCAGTGCCCTCCAAG ATGCTGAGCATTTGCAGATGCTGTCCCTGTCCTATAATGCCCTGggggccctggccctggcccaaGCCCTGAAGAGCCTGCCTGCCCACACCCTCCTCCATCTGGAGCTTGGCTCTGTGGCAGCCAGTAAGAATGACTTGAGGCTCATGGAGCCACTGGTTAGGTACCTGACTAAG GAAGGCTGTGCCTTGTCACACCTAACTCTGTCTGGAAACCACCTGGGCGATGCGGCTGTCAGAGCTCTGAGCAG